A portion of the Cyanobacterium sp. T60_A2020_053 genome contains these proteins:
- the lpxB gene encoding lipid-A-disaccharide synthase, producing the protein MHIFISTGEVSGDLQGGMLVESLYSQSKSQGLTLRISALGGEKMARGGALLIGDTTAIGSVGLLESIPFIIPTWQVQQKAKQFLKNDPPDAVVLIDYLGPNLGIATFMKQNFPHIPVIWYIAPQYWVWTPIEQNVKQLVSVTDQVLAIFPAEAKFYQSKGVNSTYVGHPLIPRMKKAPSTATAKAKLGITADDKHYNIGLLPASRQQELKYLFPVMLESAVKIKEKVPNARFYLPISLPKYKNLIQEMIKSYGIEINLFEGDTLDLFPILDLAITKSGTVNLELGLLKIPQVVIYKVQPFTIWVGRKFFNFSAPFISPVNLILEEEIVPELLQEKANVENIVRESLDFLLNEKRQLKMAQKYQEMQEVLDQGITSGSEKAGEEIFKILMKN; encoded by the coding sequence ATGCACATTTTTATTAGTACGGGGGAAGTATCAGGGGATTTACAAGGTGGTATGCTCGTAGAATCTCTCTATAGTCAAAGTAAAAGTCAAGGTTTAACTCTGAGGATAAGTGCGCTAGGGGGAGAAAAAATGGCACGGGGAGGGGCGCTTTTAATCGGCGATACCACCGCTATCGGCTCAGTAGGTTTACTAGAATCGATACCTTTTATTATACCTACATGGCAAGTACAACAGAAAGCCAAACAATTTTTAAAAAATGATCCTCCTGATGCGGTAGTTTTAATTGACTATTTAGGACCAAATCTGGGTATAGCCACCTTCATGAAGCAGAATTTTCCTCATATTCCCGTTATTTGGTATATTGCACCTCAGTATTGGGTTTGGACACCCATTGAACAAAATGTTAAACAATTAGTTAGTGTTACCGATCAAGTATTGGCTATTTTTCCAGCAGAAGCAAAATTTTATCAAAGTAAGGGCGTAAATAGCACTTATGTAGGGCATCCCCTTATTCCACGCATGAAAAAAGCACCCTCCACCGCTACAGCTAAAGCTAAATTAGGTATCACCGCAGACGATAAACATTATAACATCGGTTTACTTCCGGCTTCTCGTCAACAAGAATTAAAATATCTTTTCCCCGTAATGCTAGAATCGGCAGTAAAAATAAAAGAAAAAGTCCCTAATGCTCGTTTTTATTTACCGATTTCTCTCCCTAAATATAAAAATTTAATCCAAGAAATGATCAAATCTTATGGTATCGAAATTAATCTTTTTGAAGGGGATACCCTTGATTTATTTCCTATTTTAGATTTAGCTATTACTAAATCAGGCACAGTTAATTTAGAATTAGGACTATTAAAAATTCCTCAAGTGGTAATCTATAAAGTACAACCTTTCACTATTTGGGTAGGTAGAAAATTTTTTAATTTCTCAGCGCCCTTCATCTCTCCTGTTAATTTAATTTTAGAAGAAGAAATTGTGCCAGAGTTACTACAAGAAAAAGCTAATGTTGAGAATATTGTTAGAGAATCATTAGATTTTTTACTTAATGAAAAAAGACAACTAAAAATGGCTCAAAAATATCAAGAAATGCAAGAAGTTTTAGATCAAGGTATTACTTCCGGTAGCGAAAAAGCAGGGGAAGAAATTTTTAAAATACTAATGAAAAATTGA